A window of Hevea brasiliensis isolate MT/VB/25A 57/8 chromosome 14, ASM3005281v1, whole genome shotgun sequence contains these coding sequences:
- the LOC110633288 gene encoding arginyl-tRNA--protein transferase 2 isoform X2: MAGKMRRSEAGTSSSSNSGGETVVVDCGRRRSSCGYCKSVGRTSISHGLWARSITVDDYQDLLDRGWRRSGCFLYKPEMEKTCCPSYTIRLRASNFVPSKEQLRVLRRMQRFLDGSLDVNKKVEVVDDPKVSKGTCSCACHEVSSSGTKESLSSKNEEKNRAEHIAKYLSDQVDNAVRSCAESGDFLCSIQLPKASVKQVSPAKRKLLAEGANDLLYSSNIAFQIVATIRRVLAAENDPRHNAENNNLSPKVIAEKLAAALNQLSETSGLSVKACNGHINFYTTATQASSTEGAQIVTGSKESAAGCKRKVCCMRKSAKHSQLKRRKLEIHLKRSSFDPEEFALYRRYQMTVHNDTPDHVTEISYRRFLVDTPLVPVPPSGDGRVPPCGFGSFHQQYVVDGKLIAVGVIDILPKCLSSKYLFWDPDFAFLSLGKYSALQEIGWVTENQVHCPSLQYYYLGYYIHSCSKMRYKAAYRPSELLCPLRYQWVPCNIASPLLDRKPYIVLSDHALLQNGESLLPHASENVIEMQHDDNCDEDTNDILIDDSEEMIEAESESSDDESGPETSGQTLENNDVGDILIGLKGSRVRYKDVQRAFGPRQRSYLESQLLRYKRVVGAEMSERIVYSLG, encoded by the exons ATGGCAGGAAAGATGAGAAGAAGCGAAGCTGGCACTAGCAGTAGCAGCAATAGCGGAGGGGAAACCGTCGTGGTGGATTGCGGCCGCCGCCGGAGCTCTTGCGGTTACTGCAAATCCGTTGGCCGCACCAGTATCTCTCATg gtTTGTGGGCACGAAGCATTACGGTTGATGACTATCAAG ATCTTCTTGACCGAGGATGGAGAAGATCTGGCTGTTTCCTCTACAAACCTGAGATGGAAAAGACATGTTGCCCATCTTATACTATTCGGCTAAGGGCAAGTAATTTTGTCCCTTCAAAGGAACAACTCCGTGTCCTTAGAAGAATGCAAAG GTTTTTAGATGGCTCACTGGATGTGAATAAAAAAGTGGAGGTTGTAGATGATCCAAAAGTCTCCAAAGGTACATGCAGCTGTGCATGTCATGAAGTTTCAAGCTCTGGAACAAAGGAATCTTTGTCTTCAAAAAATGAGGAGAAGAATAGGGCAGAGCATATTGCTAAGTATTTGTCAGATCAAGTTGACAATGCAGTCCGTTCTTGTGCAGAAAGCGGGGATTTTCTTTGCAGTATACAATTACCAAAAGCTTCTGTCAAGCAGGTTTCTCCAGCCAAAAGAAAGCTGCTAGCTGAAGGAGCAAATGACCTCTTGTACTCTAGCAATATTGCATTTCAAATAGTAGCCACTATAAGGCGGGTGCTAGCTGCCGAAAATGACCCAAGGCATAATGCAGAAAATAATAATCTGTCTCCTAAAGTTATTGCAGAAAAGTTGGCTGCTGCTTTAAATCAGTTGTCAGAAACTAGTGGGTTGTCCGTCAAGGCTTGCAATGGACACATTAATTTTTATACAACAGCAACGCAGGCTTCTTCCACTGAAGGTGCTCAAATTGTTACTGGCTCTAAAGAGTCTGCTGCAGGGTGTAAAAGAAAAGTCTGTTGTATGAGGAAGAGTGCAAAACATTCTCAGCTGAAAAGGCGGAAATTAGAGATACATTTGAAAAGATCCAGTTTTGATCCTGAAGAGTTTGCATTGTATAGAAGATATCAGATGACAGTGCATAATGATACACCAGATCATGTTACTGAAATCTCATACAGGAGGTTTCTGGTTGATACACCCTTAGTTCCGGTTCCACCCTCTGGTGATGGTAGAGTTCCTCCTTGTGGATTTGGCTCCTTTCATCAGCAATATGTTGTTGATGGCAAGCTTATTGCTGTTGGTGTGATTGATATTCTTCCAAAATGTTTGTCTAGTAAATATCTATTCTGGGATCCAGATTTTGCCTTTCTATCACTCGGCAAGTATTCAGCACTGCAGGAAATAGGCTGGGTGACGGAGAATCAGGTCCATTGCCCTAGTCTTCAGTATTATTATCTTGGCTATTATATTCATTCCTGCAGCAAGATGAGATATAAAGCAGCATATCGCCCATCTGAGCTTCTCTGTCCTCTCCGTTACCA GTGGGTTCCATGTAATATTGCAAGCCCTTTGCTTGATAGAAAGCCATACATTGTCTTGTCAGATCATGCGCTTCTACAAAATGGAGAGTCTTTACTGCCTCATGCTTCTGAAAATGTCATTGAAATGCAACATGATGACAACTGTGATGAAGACACAAATGATATTCTTATAGATGACAGTGAAGAAATGATTGAAGCTGAATCTGAAAGTTCTGATGATGAATCAGGTCCAGAGACTAGTGGTCAGACATTGGAAAATAATGATGTTGGTGATATTTTAATTGGGTTAAAGGGATCCCGTGTGAGATATAAG GATGTACAACGAGCTTTTGGCCCCAGACAAAGGAGTTACTTGGAATCTCAGTTACTCAGATATAAGAGGGTTGTAGGTGCAGAGATGTCCGAGCGAATTGTCTACTCACTTGGGTGA
- the LOC110633288 gene encoding arginyl-tRNA--protein transferase 2 isoform X1, whose product MAGKMRRSEAGTSSSSNSGGETVVVDCGRRRSSCGYCKSVGRTSISHGLWARSITVDDYQDLLDRGWRRSGCFLYKPEMEKTCCPSYTIRLRASNFVPSKEQLRVLRRMQRFLDGSLDVNKKVEVVDDPKVSKGTCSCACHEVSSSGTKESLSSKNEEKNRAEHIAKYLSDQVDNAVRSCAESGDFLCSIQLPKASVKQVSPAKRKLLAEGANDLLYSSNIAFQIVATIRRVLAAENDPRHNAENNNLSPKVIAEKLAAALNQLSETSGLSVKACNGHINFYTTATQASSTEGAQIVTGSKESAAGCKRKVCCMRKSAKHSQLKRRKLEIHLKRSSFDPEEFALYRRYQMTVHNDTPDHVTEISYRRFLVDTPLVPVPPSGDGRVPPCGFGSFHQQYVVDGKLIAVGVIDILPKCLSSKYLFWDPDFAFLSLGKYSALQEIGWVTENQVHCPSLQYYYLGYYIHSCSKMRYKAAYRPSELLCPLRYQWVPCNIASPLLDRKPYIVLSDHALLQNGESLLPHASENVIEMQHDDNCDEDTNDILIDDSEEMIEAESESSDDESGPETSGQTLENNDVGDILIGLKGSRVRYKVTFTYNSDSSHCVTTFFKDVQRAFGPRQRSYLESQLLRYKRVVGAEMSERIVYSLG is encoded by the exons ATGGCAGGAAAGATGAGAAGAAGCGAAGCTGGCACTAGCAGTAGCAGCAATAGCGGAGGGGAAACCGTCGTGGTGGATTGCGGCCGCCGCCGGAGCTCTTGCGGTTACTGCAAATCCGTTGGCCGCACCAGTATCTCTCATg gtTTGTGGGCACGAAGCATTACGGTTGATGACTATCAAG ATCTTCTTGACCGAGGATGGAGAAGATCTGGCTGTTTCCTCTACAAACCTGAGATGGAAAAGACATGTTGCCCATCTTATACTATTCGGCTAAGGGCAAGTAATTTTGTCCCTTCAAAGGAACAACTCCGTGTCCTTAGAAGAATGCAAAG GTTTTTAGATGGCTCACTGGATGTGAATAAAAAAGTGGAGGTTGTAGATGATCCAAAAGTCTCCAAAGGTACATGCAGCTGTGCATGTCATGAAGTTTCAAGCTCTGGAACAAAGGAATCTTTGTCTTCAAAAAATGAGGAGAAGAATAGGGCAGAGCATATTGCTAAGTATTTGTCAGATCAAGTTGACAATGCAGTCCGTTCTTGTGCAGAAAGCGGGGATTTTCTTTGCAGTATACAATTACCAAAAGCTTCTGTCAAGCAGGTTTCTCCAGCCAAAAGAAAGCTGCTAGCTGAAGGAGCAAATGACCTCTTGTACTCTAGCAATATTGCATTTCAAATAGTAGCCACTATAAGGCGGGTGCTAGCTGCCGAAAATGACCCAAGGCATAATGCAGAAAATAATAATCTGTCTCCTAAAGTTATTGCAGAAAAGTTGGCTGCTGCTTTAAATCAGTTGTCAGAAACTAGTGGGTTGTCCGTCAAGGCTTGCAATGGACACATTAATTTTTATACAACAGCAACGCAGGCTTCTTCCACTGAAGGTGCTCAAATTGTTACTGGCTCTAAAGAGTCTGCTGCAGGGTGTAAAAGAAAAGTCTGTTGTATGAGGAAGAGTGCAAAACATTCTCAGCTGAAAAGGCGGAAATTAGAGATACATTTGAAAAGATCCAGTTTTGATCCTGAAGAGTTTGCATTGTATAGAAGATATCAGATGACAGTGCATAATGATACACCAGATCATGTTACTGAAATCTCATACAGGAGGTTTCTGGTTGATACACCCTTAGTTCCGGTTCCACCCTCTGGTGATGGTAGAGTTCCTCCTTGTGGATTTGGCTCCTTTCATCAGCAATATGTTGTTGATGGCAAGCTTATTGCTGTTGGTGTGATTGATATTCTTCCAAAATGTTTGTCTAGTAAATATCTATTCTGGGATCCAGATTTTGCCTTTCTATCACTCGGCAAGTATTCAGCACTGCAGGAAATAGGCTGGGTGACGGAGAATCAGGTCCATTGCCCTAGTCTTCAGTATTATTATCTTGGCTATTATATTCATTCCTGCAGCAAGATGAGATATAAAGCAGCATATCGCCCATCTGAGCTTCTCTGTCCTCTCCGTTACCA GTGGGTTCCATGTAATATTGCAAGCCCTTTGCTTGATAGAAAGCCATACATTGTCTTGTCAGATCATGCGCTTCTACAAAATGGAGAGTCTTTACTGCCTCATGCTTCTGAAAATGTCATTGAAATGCAACATGATGACAACTGTGATGAAGACACAAATGATATTCTTATAGATGACAGTGAAGAAATGATTGAAGCTGAATCTGAAAGTTCTGATGATGAATCAGGTCCAGAGACTAGTGGTCAGACATTGGAAAATAATGATGTTGGTGATATTTTAATTGGGTTAAAGGGATCCCGTGTGAGATATAAG GTCACTTTCACATATAATTCTGATTCTTCTCACTGTGTCACCACCTTCTTCAAGGATGTACAACGAGCTTTTGGCCCCAGACAAAGGAGTTACTTGGAATCTCAGTTACTCAGATATAAGAGGGTTGTAGGTGCAGAGATGTCCGAGCGAATTGTCTACTCACTTGGGTGA
- the LOC110633292 gene encoding protein yippee-like: MGKLFVVNLEGKIYSCKHCRTHLALYEDIVSKAFHSRHGKAYLFNKVANVFLGEKEERQMITGMHTVADIFCVGCGSIVGWKYETAHEKSQKYKEGKSVLERFKVAGPDGSSYWMNHEAHVGGSDADDV, translated from the exons ATGGGGAAGCTGTTTGTAGTGAATCTTGAAGGGAAGATCTATAGCTGCAAGCACTGCAGAACCCATCTTGCTCTTTATGAAGATATTGTTTCAAAG GCTTTCCACAGCAGGCATGGGAAAGCATATCTCTTCAATAAGGT AGCGAATGTCTTCTTaggagagaaagaagagagaCAGATGATAACTGGGATGCATACTGTTGCTGACATTTTCTGTGTTGGATGCGGATCGATTGTGGGATGGAAATAT GAGACTGCCCATGAAAAGAGCCAGAAGTACAAGGAAGGAAAATCTGTTCTCGAGCG GTTTAAGGTAGCTGGTCCTGATGGAAGCAGTTATTGGATGAATCATGAAGCACATGTTGGTGGAAGTGATGCAGATGATGTTTGA